Proteins found in one uncultured Campylobacter sp. genomic segment:
- a CDS encoding lysophospholipid acyltransferase family protein encodes MKEFLAAALDFILCRITIFITGVRPPQELLNIGEGTKIYYANHASHGDFLLIFVSLPYRVRKRVRPVAAAEYWGSGPVRRFLAKNVFNMVLISRHKDPLEALTQMSEALQTHSLIIFPEGTRKTDDDLALQPFKSGIFRLAQQCPAVSFVPVWIKNARNVLPKGFFVPIPLLCELIVGKEIFYGGESKGEFLQKAQDALLAMSDTQNDRTKA; translated from the coding sequence ATGAAAGAGTTTTTAGCTGCAGCGCTTGATTTTATCCTTTGCCGTATCACGATATTTATCACGGGCGTACGGCCGCCGCAGGAGCTTTTAAATATCGGCGAGGGTACTAAAATTTACTACGCGAACCACGCTAGCCACGGCGATTTTTTGCTGATTTTCGTCTCGCTGCCGTATCGCGTGAGAAAGCGCGTGCGCCCCGTCGCGGCGGCGGAGTACTGGGGGAGCGGGCCGGTACGTAGGTTTCTTGCTAAAAACGTGTTTAACATGGTACTAATCAGCCGTCATAAAGATCCGCTAGAGGCGCTAACGCAGATGAGCGAGGCGCTGCAGACGCATTCTCTCATCATCTTTCCCGAAGGCACGCGCAAGACGGACGACGATCTAGCGCTACAGCCGTTTAAAAGCGGGATTTTCCGTCTGGCGCAGCAGTGTCCCGCCGTCTCGTTCGTGCCCGTATGGATCAAAAACGCGCGAAACGTCCTGCCTAAGGGCTTTTTCGTGCCTATTCCGCTGCTTTGCGAGCTGATAGTGGGCAAGGAGATATTTTACGGTGGCGAGAGCAAAGGCGAGTTTTTACAAAAGGCGCAGGATGCGCTTCTAGCGATGAGCGATACGCAAAATGATAGAACGAAAGCCTAG
- a CDS encoding phosphatidate cytidylyltransferase: protein MNPQNHILNLFLGLIAVLVVSSAVAFILKAKFGAENKTVSNLTSRINAWWAMILVIFAFTYLGKNAVIFLFLLVSFAALREFLSLIYIRRGDHIALVACFYVILPVQYIFIYADWYAMAMIFIPVYGFLFLPILAAICGDAAYFLERSTKIQWALMICVFCISHIPALLLLGLKQGSGMELMLFLILVVQASDVLQYIWGKLFGKRKIAPSISPSKTVVGFAGGVLSASVLAACLHHLTPFGAVGAFFIGLAVCMMGFLGGLVMSAIKRDLGVKDWGYMISGHGGMLDRMDSLCFAAPIFFHIVRYFYA from the coding sequence ATGAACCCGCAAAATCATATCTTAAATCTATTTTTAGGACTCATCGCGGTACTTGTCGTCTCTAGCGCCGTGGCTTTTATCCTAAAGGCGAAATTCGGCGCCGAGAACAAAACCGTCTCAAATTTGACCTCGCGCATAAACGCCTGGTGGGCGATGATTTTGGTGATTTTTGCGTTTACTTATCTTGGCAAAAACGCCGTGATATTTTTGTTTTTGCTCGTATCTTTTGCCGCATTGCGCGAGTTTTTGTCGCTCATCTACATTCGCAGAGGCGATCACATCGCGCTCGTGGCGTGCTTTTACGTGATTTTACCCGTGCAGTATATCTTTATCTATGCCGACTGGTACGCGATGGCGATGATATTTATCCCGGTTTACGGATTTTTGTTTTTGCCGATTTTGGCGGCTATTTGCGGCGATGCGGCATATTTTTTAGAGCGCTCGACGAAGATCCAGTGGGCGCTGATGATCTGCGTCTTTTGTATCTCGCACATCCCGGCGCTTCTTTTGCTGGGTCTTAAGCAAGGCAGTGGCATGGAGCTGATGTTGTTTTTGATCCTGGTCGTGCAGGCTAGCGACGTGCTGCAGTACATCTGGGGCAAGCTTTTTGGTAAGCGTAAGATCGCGCCTAGCATCAGTCCGTCTAAGACGGTGGTCGGCTTTGCAGGCGGGGTTCTTAGCGCTAGCGTGCTGGCTGCGTGCCTGCATCATCTCACGCCTTTTGGTGCGGTAGGGGCGTTTTTCATCGGGCTTGCCGTTTGCATGATGGGCTTTTTGGGAGGGCTTGTTATGTCTGCTATCAAGCGCGATCTGGGCGTCAAAGACTGGGGATATATGATCAGCGGGCATGGCGGGATGCTTGACCGTATGGATTCGCTGTGCTTTGCTGCGCCGATATTTTTTCACATAGTTAGATATTTTTACGCGTGA
- a CDS encoding DUF1287 domain-containing protein encodes MKIASKILLLALAANFAFAFSAGKLVQDARAQIGQTLFYDPSYSRLAYPMGDVDMIRGVCTDVVVRALRGQDIDLQRLIHEDMSANFSSYPKNWGAKKTDKNIDHRRVPNIATYLKRKDYEAKGEFKAGDIVTWRLDNGRPHIGIVSDKFAANKTPLVIHNIGLGAQEEDVLNEYEITGHFRIK; translated from the coding sequence ATGAAAATCGCTAGCAAAATTTTACTTTTAGCACTCGCGGCAAATTTTGCCTTTGCATTTTCGGCTGGGAAGCTCGTGCAAGACGCTAGGGCGCAGATTGGGCAGACGCTGTTTTACGATCCTTCGTACTCTAGGCTAGCCTATCCGATGGGCGACGTTGATATGATAAGAGGCGTTTGCACCGACGTCGTAGTTAGGGCACTGCGTGGGCAGGATATCGATCTGCAGCGGCTCATCCACGAGGATATGAGCGCGAATTTTAGCTCCTATCCAAAAAACTGGGGCGCGAAAAAGACCGACAAAAATATCGATCATCGCCGCGTGCCAAACATCGCAACCTATTTAAAACGCAAGGATTATGAGGCGAAGGGCGAGTTTAAGGCGGGCGATATCGTGACGTGGCGGCTGGATAACGGCAGGCCGCATATCGGTATAGTTTCGGATAAATTTGCCGCTAACAAAACCCCGCTCGTGATCCATAACATCGGCCTTGGCGCGCAGGAGGAGGACGTGCTAAACGAGTACGAGATAACGGGGCATTTTAGGATAAAATAA
- a CDS encoding bifunctional alpha/beta hydrolase/class I SAM-dependent methyltransferase produces the protein MEFKESYFITSDGARIFYRYRLAADVACENPGANEVNLSDAGKFDGSNLSAGAASETSNLTIEQAGGADENAEPGFGGEGKSDEQNLQNGGENSDSNLNETSKCGASNLSKTPGENAEQNLKFKAAPNAKAVVIFHRGHEHSGRTTHVADGLADESFSYFAWDQRGHGRSEGERGDAPSIGRLIADVDEFVAHIEQRFGFETQNLAVIAQSVGAVLVSAWLHDYAVRVRCAVLASPAFSVKLYVPFARAGLKALYNARGNFFVNSYVKAHYLTHDKQRQASYDADSLITRAISVRILLGLYEAAQRVVSDAAAITTPTLLLISGDDWVVEHAPQHEFYNALGARVKRREILEGFYHDTLGESERERAFEIVREFVGERFSAPFSEVDCTHADEYGFSREEADRLATPLPRFSPKNLRFKFQRIFMQAVSPWVGGLKIGENTGYDSGSTLDYVYRNEPQGANKFFKFIDEIYLNAIGWRGIRERKRNIKLAIDQAVAKLQERGEPLRLLDIASGRGRYILDAAQGHKFERITLRDYSDINVKAGNEMIKERGLQDVASFTQANAFDAASYEGLQDAYTLGVVSGLFELFPDNSVVRTALQGFSSSVKSGGYLIYTNQPWHPQLEMIARALSSHRQGAAWIMRRRSQAEMDQLVANAGFKKVKEWIDGDGIFSASLAVKI, from the coding sequence ATGGAGTTTAAAGAGAGCTATTTTATAACGAGCGACGGAGCGAGGATATTTTACAGATACCGCCTGGCTGCGGACGTAGCGTGCGAAAACCCGGGCGCAAATGAAGTAAATTTGAGCGACGCCGGTAAATTTGACGGGTCAAATTTGAGCGCCGGAGCCGCAAGCGAAACGTCAAATTTGACTATCGAGCAAGCAGGCGGCGCGGATGAAAATGCGGAGCCGGGTTTTGGCGGCGAAGGTAAATCGGACGAGCAAAATTTACAAAACGGCGGCGAAAACTCGGACTCAAATTTAAACGAAACCAGCAAATGCGGCGCGTCAAATTTGAGCAAGACGCCTGGCGAAAACGCCGAACAAAATCTCAAATTTAAAGCCGCGCCAAACGCCAAAGCCGTAGTGATATTTCACCGCGGGCACGAGCACTCGGGCAGGACGACGCACGTGGCGGACGGCTTGGCGGATGAGAGTTTTAGCTATTTTGCGTGGGATCAGCGCGGACACGGCAGGAGCGAGGGCGAGCGGGGCGACGCGCCGAGTATCGGCCGCCTCATTGCCGACGTAGACGAGTTTGTAGCGCATATCGAGCAGAGATTTGGCTTTGAGACACAAAATCTAGCCGTGATAGCCCAGAGCGTGGGTGCGGTGCTGGTCTCGGCGTGGCTGCACGACTACGCTGTGCGCGTTCGCTGCGCGGTGCTGGCAAGTCCGGCCTTTAGCGTGAAGCTTTACGTACCGTTTGCTAGAGCCGGGCTAAAGGCGCTTTACAATGCGCGCGGAAATTTTTTCGTAAACAGCTACGTCAAGGCCCACTATCTCACGCACGACAAACAGCGCCAGGCCAGCTACGACGCCGACTCGCTCATCACTCGCGCGATCTCGGTGCGCATACTGCTGGGGCTTTACGAAGCGGCACAGCGCGTGGTTTCGGATGCTGCGGCTATCACGACGCCTACGCTACTTCTGATCTCTGGCGATGATTGGGTCGTGGAGCACGCTCCGCAGCACGAGTTTTATAACGCTCTTGGCGCGCGGGTAAAAAGGCGCGAGATTTTAGAGGGATTTTACCACGATACGCTGGGCGAGAGCGAGCGGGAGAGGGCGTTTGAGATCGTGCGCGAGTTTGTCGGCGAGCGCTTTAGCGCGCCTTTTAGCGAGGTGGACTGCACGCACGCGGACGAATACGGCTTTAGCCGCGAGGAGGCCGATAGGCTAGCTACGCCGCTACCGAGATTTAGCCCGAAAAATTTGCGGTTTAAATTTCAGCGGATATTTATGCAGGCGGTTTCGCCGTGGGTCGGCGGGCTAAAGATCGGCGAAAATACCGGCTACGATAGCGGCAGTACGCTTGACTACGTCTACCGAAACGAGCCGCAAGGGGCGAATAAATTTTTTAAATTTATCGACGAAATTTACCTAAACGCCATCGGCTGGCGCGGTATCAGAGAGCGCAAGCGAAATATCAAGCTAGCTATCGATCAAGCCGTAGCAAAGCTGCAGGAGCGAGGCGAGCCGCTACGACTGCTAGACATCGCCTCGGGTCGCGGCAGATACATACTAGACGCCGCGCAGGGGCATAAATTTGAGCGTATAACGCTACGCGACTACAGCGACATAAACGTAAAAGCCGGCAACGAAATGATAAAAGAGCGCGGGCTACAGGACGTCGCGAGCTTTACCCAGGCAAACGCCTTTGACGCCGCTAGCTACGAAGGCCTGCAGGACGCATATACGCTTGGCGTCGTGTCGGGGCTGTTTGAGCTCTTCCCGGATAACTCGGTCGTGCGTACCGCGCTGCAAGGCTTTTCAAGCAGCGTAAAAAGCGGCGGCTACCTCATCTATACCAATCAGCCGTGGCACCCGCAGCTTGAGATGATCGCGCGCGCTCTATCCAGCCACAGGCAGGGCGCTGCGTGGATCATGCGCCGCCGCAGCCAGGCCGAGATGGATCAGCTCGTGGCAAATGCGGGATTTAAAAAAGTAAAAGAGTGGATAGATGGGGATGGGATATTTAGCGCGAGTTTGGCCGTTAAAATTTAA
- a CDS encoding phosphatase PAP2/dual specificity phosphatase family protein → MKTKPFLSQLAALVVVAAIFYASYGATNALASARANVPEIYFAWERALPFWAWSIVPYWSLNLLYALGFFLCRDAGELARYVTQLLAAQMIATLFFIAFPLQMSWEKPAVSGLSGFLFSSLAAFDLPFNQAPSLHIILCVVVGAFYFRKARAVWLKATLAAWFALIGLSVLTTYQHHFIDIPTGLAAGCLVLLIRPLEGAPLSFAIAREAAHYKWAALYLGLAFLTLFAAILGAKIWGAWMLWLSWASLSFALVACGYAFLGAGVFAKNERGCHAAAAKALLFPYLCVARLNAIFWLHGRRLSDEILPGLYLGSVKQAGKFDAVLDCAAEFERPDGAQIYASLPMLDMITPGADELKRGADELERLVKRALCGGKNLPQRATELGSNFSAEASCMHRRGFKFHGQAGSRVNLQTRGSANEGKIAKAGQILTGTSERAAEQNGKKVLVCCALGYGRSASVLLAWLVIYAGLGFDEALNLLKSRREKIAVASSLRERIARLAAEAREI, encoded by the coding sequence ATGAAAACAAAACCGTTTTTATCGCAGCTGGCCGCGCTAGTCGTCGTTGCGGCGATATTTTACGCCAGCTACGGTGCCACGAACGCTCTCGCGAGCGCTCGCGCAAACGTGCCCGAGATTTATTTCGCGTGGGAGCGCGCGCTGCCGTTTTGGGCGTGGAGCATCGTGCCGTATTGGTCGCTAAATTTACTCTACGCGCTTGGATTTTTCCTCTGCCGTGACGCCGGGGAGCTCGCGCGCTACGTTACGCAGCTGCTGGCCGCGCAGATGATCGCGACGCTGTTTTTCATCGCTTTTCCTTTGCAAATGTCGTGGGAGAAGCCCGCGGTTTCGGGCCTTAGCGGCTTTTTGTTCTCAAGCCTGGCCGCCTTTGATCTCCCGTTTAATCAAGCTCCGTCGCTGCACATCATACTTTGCGTCGTCGTGGGCGCTTTTTACTTTCGCAAGGCGCGTGCGGTTTGGCTTAAAGCGACGCTTGCGGCGTGGTTTGCGCTCATCGGCCTTAGCGTGCTGACCACGTATCAGCACCATTTTATCGACATTCCGACGGGGCTGGCCGCGGGCTGCTTGGTGCTACTGATTCGCCCGCTAGAGGGCGCACCGCTTAGTTTTGCCATAGCTAGGGAGGCCGCGCACTACAAATGGGCGGCGCTATATCTGGGGCTTGCGTTTTTGACGCTTTTTGCGGCGATTTTGGGAGCTAAAATTTGGGGCGCGTGGATGCTGTGGCTATCGTGGGCGAGCCTTAGTTTCGCGCTGGTTGCTTGCGGTTACGCGTTTTTGGGCGCGGGTGTTTTTGCTAAAAATGAGCGAGGCTGTCACGCTGCCGCGGCTAAAGCTTTACTTTTTCCTTATCTTTGCGTCGCGCGGTTAAATGCGATTTTTTGGCTGCACGGTCGCCGTCTTTCAGACGAGATTTTGCCCGGGCTGTATCTAGGCTCGGTTAAGCAGGCGGGCAAATTTGACGCGGTGCTAGACTGCGCGGCCGAGTTTGAGCGCCCAGACGGCGCGCAAATTTATGCGAGCCTGCCTATGCTAGATATGATAACGCCCGGCGCGGACGAGCTAAAACGCGGCGCGGACGAGCTCGAGCGGCTCGTAAAAAGGGCTCTTTGCGGCGGCAAAAATTTACCACAAAGGGCGACGGAGCTAGGATCAAATTTTAGCGCCGAAGCGAGCTGTATGCACAGGCGAGGTTTTAAATTTCACGGGCAAGCGGGCTCGCGGGTAAATTTGCAAACGCGCGGCTCGGCAAACGAAGGCAAGATCGCCAAGGCGGGACAAATTCTAACGGGCACGAGCGAACGAGCCGCCGAGCAAAACGGCAAAAAAGTGCTGGTCTGCTGCGCGCTTGGCTACGGCAGGAGTGCGTCGGTGTTGCTTGCTTGGTTGGTGATTTATGCGGGGCTGGGCTTTGACGAGGCGCTAAATTTGCTAAAATCGCGCCGAGAAAAGATTGCAGTCGCTAGCTCGCTGCGTGAGCGGATAGCGCGGCTAGCCGCAGAAGCCCGCGAAATTTGA
- a CDS encoding barstar family protein: MKFISVDIDFLDIYSKNLDEEYKNFHLKMAEIFGFPTFYGKNIAALIDCLSDLRTFGDEEPITRYSLGDDECLLLNVRNLSKASDDLRRKFLLALEAVNTRLSADKTPTILVNLTCKG, from the coding sequence ATGAAATTTATTAGCGTAGATATAGATTTTTTAGATATTTATTCTAAAAATTTAGACGAGGAATACAAAAATTTTCACCTAAAAATGGCGGAAATTTTCGGTTTTCCGACCTTTTACGGCAAAAATATCGCCGCTTTGATAGATTGCTTATCGGATTTAAGAACATTTGGGGACGAAGAGCCCATAACTCGCTACTCTTTGGGCGATGACGAATGCCTTTTATTAAACGTTAGAAATTTATCTAAAGCCTCAGACGATTTAAGGCGCAAATTTTTATTAGCCCTAGAAGCCGTAAATACGCGCTTATCGGCTGATAAGACGCCTACGATATTAGTAAATTTAACGTGCAAAGGATAG
- a CDS encoding pentapeptide repeat-containing protein has translation MKNLFISNELRDISVCGENLGGAIFDGLSVRDAKFIRCDFSNARIGLRKNVSFKNTVFQKVDFRSVGQVNAVYDNCKFIGCDFRGTRLDDLSTKYFSCLFDKCKITDQKFLVNNFQKNTIIGKISEVQFIGDNQRLGKLDELNLNLSACKISFFKFINCDISNIVPPDFSNYIFIKNLKTKIQKANEKLELDDLSAVNKKTMERKLRHLGGLDAYLFNVEDEIYINGLEFTEKFFFYLDVDTACLLK, from the coding sequence ATGAAAAATCTTTTTATAAGCAACGAGCTGCGCGATATTTCGGTATGTGGCGAGAACCTCGGCGGAGCGATTTTTGACGGTTTGTCGGTTAGGGATGCGAAATTTATTCGGTGTGATTTTTCAAATGCGAGAATAGGCCTACGAAAAAACGTTAGTTTTAAAAATACCGTTTTTCAAAAGGTAGATTTCCGTAGCGTCGGACAAGTAAATGCGGTTTACGATAATTGCAAATTTATCGGTTGCGATTTTCGCGGAACGAGACTAGACGACTTATCGACGAAATATTTCTCGTGTTTATTTGATAAATGCAAAATAACCGACCAAAAATTTCTAGTAAATAATTTTCAAAAAAATACGATTATCGGGAAAATATCCGAAGTCCAATTTATCGGCGACAACCAAAGATTAGGCAAGCTTGACGAGTTAAATTTAAACCTATCCGCCTGCAAAATCTCGTTTTTTAAATTTATAAATTGCGATATATCAAACATTGTTCCGCCCGACTTTTCTAACTATATATTTATAAAAAATTTAAAAACAAAAATCCAAAAAGCAAACGAAAAACTAGAGTTAGACGATTTGTCCGCGGTAAACAAAAAAACGATGGAAAGAAAGTTGAGGCATTTAGGCGGGCTGGATGCGTATTTGTTTAACGTAGAGGATGAAATTTACATCAACGGTTTAGAATTTACGGAAAAATTCTTTTTTTATTTAGACGTAGATACGGCTTGTTTGCTAAAATAA
- a CDS encoding DUF805 domain-containing protein, with product MTFGESIKSCLNGYVKFDGRAPRSEYWWFLVFIFIVNVVAVCIDLSASNIYEKSELVSTLAGLALFLPKLAVCVRRLHDLNKSGWWVLLFFIPIIGLIVLIVWFATRGTVGANNFGEDPLAAAYRG from the coding sequence GTGACTTTTGGCGAATCCATAAAAAGTTGCCTTAACGGCTACGTAAAGTTTGACGGCAGAGCGCCTAGGTCGGAGTACTGGTGGTTTTTAGTCTTTATTTTTATAGTAAACGTAGTTGCGGTTTGCATAGACTTAAGTGCATCAAACATATACGAAAAATCAGAGCTTGTTTCTACGCTTGCGGGTTTAGCCCTTTTCTTACCCAAACTTGCAGTCTGCGTCAGAAGGCTTCACGATCTAAACAAAAGCGGCTGGTGGGTGCTGCTCTTTTTTATTCCGATCATCGGCCTGATCGTTTTAATCGTATGGTTTGCTACGCGCGGCACGGTAGGCGCAAATAACTTCGGCGAGGACCCGTTAGCGGCAGCTTATAGAGGCTGA
- a CDS encoding UDP-N-acetylmuramate dehydrogenase, translated as MTQLIDFSKFSSVRVGGVHEVAVLESIEDALKPEFAGRVMIGGANNLLVSPNPPAMMMLGGAFDYINLSGNVLSIGAETKSGKIYNFAKKHNIGGFEFLQNIPGTLGGLIKMNAGLCGVSISDDLLAVRLGSGWVERERISFSYRKSGIDEPILGAEFKISREFDAALAADFAAKRANQPKGASFGSCFINPPGDYAGRLIEAVGLKGYAIGGAKFSEQHANFIVNFGGASFADVTRLINLARERVLEKFGIELKTEVVIL; from the coding sequence ATGACGCAGCTTATAGATTTTTCCAAATTTAGCTCGGTGCGAGTGGGCGGCGTGCACGAAGTAGCGGTGCTAGAAAGCATTGAAGACGCGCTAAAGCCTGAATTCGCCGGCCGCGTGATGATAGGCGGCGCGAACAACCTACTCGTCTCGCCAAACCCGCCCGCGATGATGATGTTAGGCGGAGCGTTTGATTATATAAATTTGAGCGGCAACGTGCTTAGTATCGGCGCTGAGACGAAGTCGGGCAAAATTTACAACTTCGCCAAAAAGCATAACATCGGCGGATTTGAGTTTTTGCAAAATATCCCGGGCACGCTTGGGGGCCTCATCAAAATGAACGCGGGGCTTTGCGGCGTTAGCATCAGCGACGACCTGCTCGCGGTGCGGCTGGGAAGCGGCTGGGTAGAGCGCGAGAGGATAAGCTTTAGCTACCGCAAAAGCGGGATAGATGAGCCGATTTTGGGCGCCGAGTTTAAAATTTCGCGCGAATTTGACGCAGCGCTCGCCGCCGATTTTGCCGCCAAGCGCGCAAATCAACCAAAGGGCGCTAGCTTTGGCAGTTGTTTTATAAATCCGCCAGGCGACTACGCGGGCAGACTGATCGAAGCGGTGGGGCTAAAGGGCTACGCGATAGGCGGGGCTAAATTTAGCGAGCAGCATGCAAATTTCATCGTAAATTTCGGCGGCGCGAGCTTTGCGGACGTGACAAGACTCATAAATTTAGCCCGCGAGCGCGTTTTGGAAAAATTCGGTATAGAGCTAAAAACCGAAGTCGTGATACTCTAG
- the fliQ gene encoding flagellar biosynthesis protein FliQ → MQSTLIELGIETFKIALYLSFPMLLAGLSAGLIISIFQATTQINEMTLSFVPKIILVVVVIIFLMPWMVSMMVDFTTRMIEFIPNFVQ, encoded by the coding sequence ATGCAATCAACGCTCATAGAACTCGGTATCGAAACCTTCAAGATCGCGCTTTATCTAAGCTTCCCGATGCTGCTCGCGGGCCTGTCGGCCGGCCTTATCATCAGTATATTTCAGGCTACGACGCAGATAAACGAGATGACGCTAAGCTTCGTGCCAAAGATCATCCTCGTCGTCGTCGTGATTATATTTTTGATGCCGTGGATGGTCTCGATGATGGTCGATTTCACGACGCGCATGATAGAGTTTATCCCGAATTTCGTGCAATGA
- a CDS encoding menaquinone biosynthesis family protein — MFKHINVAHSPDADDIFMYKAIDFGWVSSKNLKFSATALDIQTLNDEALKGTYEATAISFALYPLICEEYALLRTAVSFGEGYGPKLVKKKGAVLKRNFKVALSGKHTTNALLFRMAYPQARVIYKNFLDIEGAVLSGEVDAGVLIHESILDFSDELCVEREIWDIWSELAGENLPLPLGGMAVRRSLPITDAIECERVLMEGVRIATAHKPFLSHMLMERNLIRVDKEKLKTYLNLYANDSSVSMNETQLKAVNRLFALGYEKGFYPLPIDAKNYLVPIEYNDIRFS; from the coding sequence ATTTTTAAGCATATAAACGTCGCTCACTCGCCCGACGCCGACGATATTTTTATGTATAAGGCGATTGATTTTGGCTGGGTGAGTTCAAAAAATCTAAAATTTAGCGCCACCGCGCTTGACATCCAGACGCTAAACGACGAAGCGCTAAAGGGCACCTATGAGGCCACGGCGATTAGCTTCGCGCTATATCCGCTCATCTGCGAGGAGTACGCGCTTTTACGCACGGCGGTGAGCTTTGGCGAGGGTTACGGCCCAAAGCTCGTTAAGAAAAAGGGTGCGGTTTTAAAGCGAAATTTCAAAGTCGCGCTCAGCGGCAAACACACGACAAATGCCCTGCTTTTTCGCATGGCCTACCCGCAGGCGCGCGTGATTTATAAAAATTTTCTCGACATCGAAGGCGCGGTCTTAAGCGGCGAAGTGGACGCGGGCGTGCTGATACACGAGAGTATTTTGGACTTTTCGGACGAGCTTTGCGTGGAGCGCGAGATCTGGGATATCTGGAGCGAGCTAGCGGGCGAAAATCTACCGCTACCGCTGGGAGGCATGGCGGTTCGCCGCAGCCTGCCTATAACGGACGCTATCGAGTGCGAGCGCGTGCTAATGGAGGGCGTGCGCATCGCTACCGCGCATAAGCCCTTTTTATCTCACATGCTCATGGAGCGAAATTTGATCCGCGTCGATAAAGAAAAGCTAAAAACCTACCTAAATCTATATGCGAACGATAGCTCCGTCTCGATGAACGAAACGCAGCTAAAGGCGGTAAACAGGCTCTTTGCGCTCGGTTATGAGAAGGGATTTTATCCGCTGCCTATCGATGCGAAAAACTACCTCGTGCCGATCGAGTACAACGATATAAGGTTTAGCTAA
- a CDS encoding DNA adenine methylase, with the protein MENQAYLKEQILTYLGNKRSLLGFIEQGVNIAKEALGKEKLSCCDLFSGSGIVSRFFKSHANFIVANDLELYSRVTNECYLANADAKFKKELDFWHDKLTREIGANLQEGFICELYAPKDEANILATDRVFYTKKNAAYIDTARQMIDALVPQELRVFFIAPLLYSASVHANTSGIFKGFHKNKDGLGQFGGRGKHALSRITADISLLKPVFSNFNVEFEVQRRDAQGLAAELPPLDLVYLDPPYNQHPYGSNYFMLNLIASYERPSEISRVSGIAREWNRSVFNQKSAAAPAFFELISKLKAKFVLISFNSEGFIAREEFSQNLAGLGEVRILEQKYNAFRGSRNLASRPTHVSELLYVLKKA; encoded by the coding sequence ATGGAAAATCAGGCGTATTTAAAAGAGCAAATTTTAACTTATCTAGGCAACAAACGCTCGCTTTTAGGCTTTATCGAACAAGGCGTAAATATCGCAAAAGAGGCGCTCGGTAAAGAAAAACTAAGCTGCTGCGACCTTTTTAGCGGTAGCGGCATCGTGTCGCGGTTTTTTAAATCCCACGCAAATTTCATCGTCGCAAACGACCTGGAGCTTTATAGCCGCGTCACAAACGAGTGCTACCTTGCAAACGCGGACGCGAAATTTAAAAAAGAGCTTGATTTTTGGCACGACAAATTAACTCGCGAAATCGGTGCAAATTTGCAGGAAGGCTTTATCTGCGAGCTTTACGCACCAAAAGACGAGGCAAATATTTTGGCAACGGACCGCGTCTTTTACACAAAGAAAAACGCCGCCTACATAGACACCGCGCGCCAGATGATCGATGCGCTCGTGCCGCAGGAGCTGCGCGTTTTTTTTATCGCTCCGCTGCTTTATTCGGCCAGCGTGCACGCCAACACCAGCGGTATTTTTAAGGGCTTTCACAAAAACAAAGACGGCCTTGGGCAGTTTGGCGGACGCGGCAAACACGCGCTATCTCGCATCACGGCAGACATCAGCCTGCTTAAGCCCGTTTTTTCAAATTTTAATGTCGAATTTGAAGTGCAAAGACGAGACGCCCAGGGGCTTGCCGCCGAGCTTCCGCCGCTTGATCTGGTCTATCTTGATCCGCCTTATAACCAGCACCCCTACGGCTCGAACTACTTTATGTTAAATTTGATCGCTAGCTATGAGCGTCCGAGCGAAATATCGCGGGTTTCGGGCATCGCTCGGGAGTGGAACCGCTCGGTGTTTAATCAAAAATCAGCCGCCGCGCCGGCATTTTTCGAGCTAATCTCAAAGCTAAAAGCTAAATTCGTGCTCATCTCGTTTAACTCCGAGGGCTTCATCGCGCGCGAGGAATTTAGCCAAAATTTAGCCGGGCTTGGCGAAGTGCGAATTTTGGAGCAAAAATACAACGCCTTTCGCGGCAGTAGAAATCTAGCCAGCCGTCCGACGCACGTGAGCGAGCTGCTTTACGTTTTAAAAAAGGCGTAA